From a single Aspergillus puulaauensis MK2 DNA, chromosome 2, nearly complete sequence genomic region:
- a CDS encoding carboxylesterase/lipase family protein (CAZy:CE10;~COG:I;~EggNog:ENOG410PP2D;~InterPro:IPR019819,IPR019826,IPR002018,IPR029058;~MEROPS:MER0033224;~PFAM:PF00135;~SECRETED:SignalP(1-16)): MLQFLPFLVLSPLLAAAAVYPVIQTNYGPVQGAASPFRKGVTVYKGIPFAAPPTGAKRWTAPTKAEPWETTLHATKFGPQCAQPYSEAGIFSTGKNSTSEDCLYLNIWTPTYSTADASKVKSKKLPVYVWIFGGRFEGGSGDVLTYDGTGLASKDIVVVTINYRLGAFGFLAHPALSRESGHNSSGNYGILDQQFALKWVQENIGYFGGNPSQVTVGGQSAGSASALDMMWSPLSSGLVHGVISESGARGPRDPATGSVATSYNTKDVAEAFGVEFLRTLNVSSIADLRQLPMATLIGYGQSMQDDFFEGTPFANLWSGPPRWRPVIDGYVFPHGYGTSLRLNAHADVPILTGNNKDEFGGGASTLSDYKSLWTEVFRKYSSEFFSLYPASNDTAAEANTNEVLRDMARVGTWEWAADWAAGGAKSNVFAYYFTKAPAEDEAGGAYHGAELWYAFNNIPYSDYSAVTWNETDYEIEEVISEYWANFIRSGNPNGAGLPHFAPSTDRNQSAMWMGAWFGAGPIAQTKERVSFLRRWMSGLHEY; the protein is encoded by the coding sequence ATGTTGCAATTTCTCCCCTTTCTTGTCCTATCCCCGCTACTTGCCGCGGCCGCTGTATATCCAGTAATTCAAACCAACTACGGCCCAGTGCAGGGTGCAGCGTCGCCTTTTCGCAAGGGCGTGACCGTATACAAAGGCATCCCGTTCGCAGCACCTCCCACCGGGGCCAAGCGATGGACTGCCCCCACGAAGGCTGAGCCCTGGGAAACCACGCTACACGCGACGAAGTTCGGCCCGCAATGCGCACAGCCCTACTCCGAAGCCGGTATCTTCTCGACCGGCAAGAATTCCACCAGTGAGGACTGTCTATACCTGAACATCTGGACTCCGACGTACAGCACCGCGGACGCAAGCAAAGTCAAATCCAAGAAGCTCCCAGTCTACGTCTGGATCTTCGGGGGCCGATTCGAAGGTGGTTCCGGCGATGTCCTAACGTACGACGGAACTGGCCTCGCTTCGAAGGATATTGTTGTGGTCACTATCAACTACCGGCTTGGAGCGTTTGGGTTCCTGGCTCACCCTGCGCTGTCGCGGGAGTCCGGACATAACAGCTCTGGTAATTACGGTATCTTGGATCAGCAATTTGCGCTGAAATGGGTACAGGAGAACATTGGTTACTTTGGTGGCAATCCTAGCCAAGTCACTGTTGGTGGGCAGTCCGCTGGGTCAGCCAGCGCATTGGACATGATGTGGAGTCCGCTGAGCAGTGGGTTAGTCCACGGAGTCATCTCGGAGAGTGGTGCAAGAGGGCCACGCGATCCTGCTACGGGCAGTGTTGCAACGAGCTATAACACCAAGGACGTGGCGGAGGCCTTTGGTGTCGAGTTCCTGAGGACGCTGAATGTCTCATCTATTGCCGACCTGCGCCAACTCCCAATGGCCACGCTCATCGGGTACGGACAGTCGATGCAAGACGACTTCTTTGAGGGCACTCCTTTTGCTAATCTGTGGTCGGGTCCGCCCCGATGGCGCCCAGTGATCGATGGATACGTCTTCCCACACGGATACGGCACATCTCTACGACTAAACGCCCACGCCGACGTGCCCATTTTAACCGGAAACAACAAGGACGaatttggcggcggcgcctCAACACTATCCGACTACAAGTCCCTCTGGACAGAGGTGTTCCGTAAATACTCCTCCGagtttttctctctctatccAGCCTCTAATGATACCGCCGCTGAAGCAAACACCAACGAAGTCCTCCGCGACATGGCCCGTGTAGGAACATGGGAGTGGGCAGCAGACTGGGCCGCTGGTGGTGCGAAGAGCAACGTATTTGCCTACTACTTCACCAAAGCCCCGGCGGAAGACGAAGCCGGGGGCGCGTATCACGGTGCCGAGTTGTGGTATGCTTTCAATAACATCCCGTACAGTGATTACTCCGCCGTGACATGGAACGAAACGGACTATGAGATTGAGGAGGTGATTTCGGAGTACTGGGCAAACTTCATCCGCTCGGGCAATCCGAACGGTGCTGGTTTGCCACACTTTGCTCCCTCCACAGACAGGAACCAGTCGGCGATGTGGATGGGCGCATGGTTTGGAGCTGGTCCCATTGCCCAGACTAAGGAGCGCGTTAGCTTTCTTCGACGCTGGATGTCTGGCTTGCATGAGTATTAG